Proteins encoded by one window of Streptomyces sp. LX-29:
- a CDS encoding putative glycolipid-binding domain-containing protein, whose translation MTDQHVLTWAVTESGGYETAWVTLSGTGLRARGRVLGLRPRPYWMTYELETGQGYVTRRLQVTAETPSATHRLDLRRDGGTWTADGKPLPEVAGALDCDLGLSPLTNAMPTLRHQLHTGPGRRDFLMAWVSVPDLTVRPSAQTYEHISLTARGARIRYTSGDFSSDIEFSRDGLVLTYPGIGHLLRAD comes from the coding sequence ATGACCGATCAGCACGTCCTGACCTGGGCGGTCACCGAGAGCGGCGGATACGAGACGGCGTGGGTCACCCTCTCCGGCACCGGGCTGCGGGCCCGCGGCCGGGTGCTGGGATTGCGGCCGAGACCGTACTGGATGACGTACGAGCTGGAGACCGGGCAGGGCTATGTGACGCGCCGGCTCCAGGTGACCGCCGAGACCCCCTCCGCCACCCACCGGCTGGACCTGCGCCGCGACGGCGGGACCTGGACGGCCGACGGCAAGCCGCTGCCCGAGGTGGCCGGTGCCCTCGACTGCGACCTGGGGCTGTCCCCGCTGACCAATGCCATGCCGACGCTCCGCCACCAGCTGCACACCGGGCCCGGCCGCCGTGACTTCCTGATGGCCTGGGTGTCGGTGCCCGACCTCACGGTCCGGCCGTCGGCGCAGACCTACGAGCACATCAGCCTGACCGCGCGGGGCGCCCGCATCCGCTACACCTCCGGCGACTTCAGCAGCGACATCGAGTTCAGCCGCGACGGGCTGGTGCTGACCTATCCGGGCATCGGGCACCTGCTGCGCGCGGACTGA